A single region of the Branchiostoma lanceolatum isolate klBraLanc5 chromosome 1, klBraLanc5.hap2, whole genome shotgun sequence genome encodes:
- the LOC136436853 gene encoding kin of IRRE-like protein 3, with product MFANWRYAMLLLLVLSMATKVNAAVYRSKPQPISVLLGGSATLSCGFDDLKENEAVHWLGPPNLHYISEGTSVSGKYPRMFITGEGNSGDTTGVYNLNIRDVKLEDEGVYRCSTFSLKDPEDVKLTVIVPPLTPPIIIERFASPRVAGQDLQLTCRSEGGRPLPSLAWYNGTTRHSRFAHAAESTDDDMIEYDMYVPYLTKWDNGINMTCVADQGLPSLVIPQRTSITMNVLYPPKVYVPQSYFRVREGEPVNLTCTAEGNPVPVVTWKRLGGAHWRGNNDRGHSDIIKAVSRSDVGTYQCKADNGVGSDVGSIRLDILYPPSIKETFDETVNVLYDSEEEFFLECKADGNPTPRVRWRRKNTDLYFNNPLRFSRLDYQTEGTYECVADSLAFSESVKEAVIDVIGRPDIRGDPETAHATQGSSVTLLCEVTSDPPPDSIIWSWRNPEGREITLTGGSVDGLTIRGKTTDDYTESLMILDHVSSAGSGDYICKATNMFGSDTREFRVMVTGPPVIMIAVVTGVLVVSILLTLVAIIFIVRRKDLICGKKEKGKDCKDGQPKQVNLEPSDINLDVLEAATKPLPPPRMAKDPYAIGISYPRFAVPAQSYSTPDRGNRSECKHQSPHRHRHKGSRPQEEKIEREYRAPRWQLLSDRKDVHQYDDALGEFEDYHGAGRY from the exons TGAATGCTGCAGTGTACCGAAGCAAGCCCCAGCCGATCTCGGTGCTACTGGGCGGCAGTGCTACCTTATCTTGTGGATTCGATGATCTAAAGGAAAACGAGGCGGTTCACTGGCTTGGCCCGCCAAACCTACACTACATCTCCGAGGGAACTTCTGTCTCTGGAAAGTATCCACGAATGTTCATCACCGGCGAAGGCAACTCAGGAGACACCACGGGCGTGTATAACCTGAACATTAGGGACGTCAAGTTGGAAGATGAAGGGGTCTATCGGTGTAGCACATTTTCACTGAAGGATCCAGAGGATGTCAAGCTTACTGTCATAG TTCCACCGCTGACGCCACCTATCATTATAGAAAGGTTCGCAAGCCCTAGGGTGGCGGGACAAGATTTACAGTTGACCTGCCGATCTGAAGGAGGCCGCCCGCTGCCTTCACTGGCATGGTACAACGGCACAACACGACACTCTCGGTTTGCACACGCTGCAGAATCTACGGACGATGATATGATAGAATATGACATGTACGTGCCATACTTAACAAAGTGGGATAACGGTATAAATATGACCTGTGTGGCTGACCAAGGATTACCCTCATTAGTAATTCCACAGAGGACCTCCATCACCATGAACGTACTTT ATCCTCCGAAGGTGTACGTCCCGCAGTCTTACTTCAGAGTACGTGAAGGTGAGCCGGTAAACCTGACCTGCACGGCAGAAGGAAACCCCGTACCTGTAGTAACGTGGAAGAGGTTAGGGGGCGCTCATTGGCGGGGAAACAACGACAG GGGACACTCGGACATAATCAAGGCAGTGTCCAGATCAGACGTTGGAACATACCAGTGTAAAGCGGACAATGGCGTAGGTTCCGACGTAGGTTCCATAAGACTGGACATCTTGT ATCCTCCATCAATtaaagaaacctttgatgaaacaGTCAACGTGCTTTACGACAGTGAAGAGGAGTTTTTCCTGGAATGTAAAGCGGACGGGAATCCGACCCCCCGCGTGAGGTGGAGACGAAAGAACACTGACCTGTACTTCAACAACCCGTTACGCTTCTCACGTCTGGACTATCAAACAGAAGGGACGTACGAGTGCGTGGCGGACAGCTTGGCATTTTCAGAGAGTGTTAAAGAAGCAGTGATAGATGTCATCG GTAGACCAGACATACGTGGAGACCCAGAGACTGCACACGCCACACAGGGGAGCTCCGTCACACTGCTATGTgaggtgacctctgacccgccTCCTGATAGCATCATCTGGTCCTGGCGGAACCCTGAAGGCCGGGAGATTACACTCACGGGGGGATCTGTGGACGGACTCACAATAAGGGGGAAGACGACCGATGACTACACGGAGAGTTTGATGATCCTAGATCACGTCAGCAGTGCTGGTTCCGGGGATTATATATGCAAGGCCACAAACATGTTCGGATCGGACACCAGGGAGTTTCGAGTTATGGTGACAG GGCCTCCCGTCATCATGATTGCCGTTGTTACCGGTGTTCTTGTTGTATCCATTCTTCTGACACTGGTGGCTATCATCTTCATCGTACGGAGAAAGGATCTTATCTgtggaaagaaagagaaag GAAAAGATTGCAAAGACGGTCAGCCAAAGCAAGTGAACCTTGAACCATCTGACATTAACCTGGACGTACTTGAGGCAGCGACTAAACCCCTTCCTCCCCCCAGGATGGCCAAGGATCCATATgcaattggaatatcataccCAC GTTTTGCAGTTCCTGCGCAAAGCTATTCAACACCTGACCGAGGGAATCGGagtgaatgtaaacatcaatCTCCGCATAGGCACAGGCACAAAGGATCTCGCCCTCAAGAG GAGAAAATTGAGCGAGAATACCGAGCACCTCGGTGGCAGCTGCTCTCTGATAGGAAAGACGTCCATCAATACGACGACGCCTTGGGGGAATTCGAGGACTACCACGGCGCTGGAAGATACTGA